The following coding sequences are from one Lolium rigidum isolate FL_2022 chromosome 6, APGP_CSIRO_Lrig_0.1, whole genome shotgun sequence window:
- the LOC124663482 gene encoding uncharacterized protein LOC124663482 — protein sequence MEHGSLFASAIGVGVGVGIGLVSARLTADPISGAGGDGRAAGAEVEAELRRLVVEGRESGVTFDDFPYYLSEETKLALTSAAFAYLSKTNLPKHIRVLSAASRTILLCGPSEPFLQSLVKALAHHFEARLLLLDIAEFSLRIHHKYGSASSALVHKKSLTESALDKVSGLVGSFNFFRKKDEPTESLNHEKNIFDMRTSNCCAGNTPSVRVHVSLLPSPLYNELEDPEDDEILVRRSWNLDEKILIQSLYKIITSISESSPVIIYIRDVNLLLGVSDKAHSMFKKMLSKLSGKVLIVGSHYLEADEDSYYVDDDVSDLFPFILETKPPTENTQLVKWKTQMEEDIRKTLSQVLINVVAEGLSANSLECDDLDSLDPDDDFKAIANYLEEIMAPAVSYHLMNNKDPEYRSGKLIISSQSLSHGLRVFQESSLGKDTVEPKDDAKKDTPDNEFEKLIRPTVIPASKIGVTFDDIGALTDIKESLQELVMLPLKRPDLFTGGLLKPCRGILLFGPPGTGKTMLAKAIANEAGATFLNISMSTVLSKWYGEAEKMIRALFSLAAKLAPAIVFIDEVDSMLGRRDQANENELPRRVKNEFMTHWDGLLSKTNERILVLAATNRPFDLDEAIVRRFEHRVMVGLPTSESRELILKKLLAKEKVEGIDFKELATITEGYSGSDLKNLCVTAAYRPVRELLQKEKQKEKDKKDNAVAVKEEPVTNHISQESEKENSETKKDMPETKQAEKDKSEKSVEGETVALRSLTMDDLRQAKDQVGASLASESATMNAIKQWNELYGKGGSRQKEQLTYFL from the exons ATGGAGCACGGGAGCCTCTTCGCGTCCGCCATCGGGGTGGGCGTCGGCGTCGGTATCGGCCTCGTGTCGGCGCGGCTGACGGCGGACCCGATTTCTGGCGCAGGCGGCGACGGCCGGGCTGCgggggcggaggtggaggcggagctgCGCCGGCTGGTGGTCGAAGGGCGCGAGAGCGGCGTCACCTTCGACGACTTCCCGTACTACCTCAG CGAGGAGACGAAGCTAGCACTCACGAGCGCGGCGTTTGCCTACCTGAGCAAGACCAACTTGCCGAAGCACATCCGAGTCCTCTCCGCCGCCAGCCGCACCATACTGCTCTGCGGCCCCTCAG AACCGTTTCTGCAGTCGCTCGTCAAGGCTCTGGCGCACCACTTTGAAGCTCGCCTGCTGCTGCTCGATATCGCAGAGTTCTCACTCCGG ATCCATCACAAATACGGCAGCGCAAGCAGTGCCCTG GTTCATAAAAAATCCTTAACCGAGTCTGCCTTGGATAAAGTCTCCGGTCTCGTTGGATCTTTCAACTTTTTCCGCAAGAAGGATGAACCAACAG AATCATTGAATCATGAAAAGAACATTTTCGACATGAGGACGAG TAATTGCTGTGCTGGTAACACACCTTCAGTTCGGGTACATGTATCTTTATTGCCCAGTCCTCTTTACAATGAGTTAGAAGATCCGGAAGATG ATGAAATTTTGGTGAGACGAAGCTGGAATTTAGATGAGAAAATTCTCATACAGTCCCTTTACAAG atcaTAACTTCCATTTCTGAAAGCAGTCCGGTTATTATTTACATAAGGGATGTCAACCTATTACTTGGTGTTTCAGATAAAGCACATTCAATGTTTAAGAAAATGTTGAGCAAACTGTCTGGAAAAGTTTTGATAGTTGGTTCACACTATCTAGAAGCTGATGAAGATAGTTATTACGTGGATGATGATGTCAGTGATCTATTCCCATTTATTCTGGAGACTAAGCCCCCTACGGAGAATACCCAGCTTGTGAAATGGAAAACCCAGATGGAAGAAGATATTAGGAAAACCCTGAGTCAAGTCCTTATAAATGTCGTTGCAGAGGGGCTCTCAGCCAACAGTCTCGAGTGTGATGATCTGGACTCACTCGATCCAGATGACGATTTCAAAGCCATTGCAAACTACCTAGAAGAAATTATGGCCCCAGCAGTATCTTATCATTTGATGAATAACAAGGACCCTGAGTATAGAAGCGGGAAGCTCATTATTTCTTCACAGAG CTTATCTCATGGATTAAGAGTTTTCCAAGAGAGCAGCCTTGGAAAAGATACAGTGGAACCAAAGGATGATGCAAAGAAG GATACTCCAGACAACGAGTTCGAAAAGCTGATCCGTCCAACGGTTATACCGGCCAGTAAAATAGGAGTGACATTCGATGACATCGGAGCACTAACTGATATCAAAGAGTCACTCCAGGAGCTTGTTATGCTTCCACTTAAGCGGCCTGACCTTTTCACTGGTGGCCTCCTGAAGCCTTGCAGGGGAATTCTACTGTTTGGACCACCTGGAACTGGGAAAACGATGCTTGCCAAGGCTATAGCAAATGAAGCCGGTGCTACCTTCTTGAACATCTCCATGTCTACCGTTCTGTCGAAATGGTACGGAGAAGCCGAGAAGATGATCCGGGCGCTGTTCAGTTTGGCTGCTAAACTTGCACCAGCCATCGTTTTCATTGATGAAGTAGATAGCATGTTAGGGCGACGTGATCAAGCGAATGAAAATGAGCTTCCACGGAGAGTCAAGAATGAGTTCATGACTCACTGGGATGGACTCTTGTCGAAGACCAATGAAAGGATTCTTGTCCTTGCTGCAACAAACAGACCATTTGACCTCGATGAAGCGATTGTCAGGAGGTTTGAGCACAG AGTAATGGTCGGTCTCCCTACTTCGGAGAGTAGAGAGTTGATTCTGAAGAAGCTTCTGGCGAAAGAGAAGGTTGAAGGTATTGACTTTAAGGAGCTTGCAACAATTACTGAAGGATACAGTGGAAGTGATCTGAAG AATCTCTGTGTGACGGCTGCTTATCGCCCTGTCAGAGAGCTACTTCAGAaagaaaaacagaaggagaag GATAAGAAGGATAATGCAGTGGCAGTGAAGGAGGAGCCAGTAACTAACCATATAAGCCAAGAAAGTGAGAAGGAAAACTCCGAAACCAAGAAAGACATGCCAGAAACCAAGCAAGCCGAGAAAGATAAATCAGAGAAAAGCGTCGAAGGCGAAACTGTTGCCCTCAGGTCGTTAACCATGGATGACTTGAGGCAGGCAAAGGATCAA GTTGGCGCGAGCTTGGCTAGTGAAAGTGCCACCATGAATGCCATCAAGCAATGGAACGAGCTCTACGGCAAAGGCGGGTCGCGGCAGAAGGAGCAACTCACATACTTCTTGTAG